In the Acidobacteriota bacterium genome, one interval contains:
- a CDS encoding O-acetylhomoserine aminocarboxypropyltransferase/cysteine synthase family protein has translation MRTWHFDTRCLHGGYEPGSGESIAVPLHRSAAFRFRDPDHAASLFSLKEPGHIYGRLSNPTQEILEERLAALEGGTASVAVASGTAAVFYALANAAAPGGEVLASKALYGGTVALLQETLPAFGLSARLVDASRPGEVEEAISDRTRALFVETVGNPTLEVADLPALSQVARRHRVPLIVDNTFATPFLCRPLEWGANVVVHSLTKWIGGHGTFLGGAVVDGGTFDWKDERFPAFHAPDASYGGLRFGHDLGASQDRAFALRTRAVLLRNLGAALSPDSCWMALQGLETLFLRMGRHCANALSAASFLLDHPKVECVRYPGLPGDPSHPTARRVLSGGYGGMVVFTLKTGLPGARRFLESLRLFSHAANVGDARSLAILPSATTHAQLSEEERLRAGVREDLVRLSVGLEHPEDLVRDLEQALESA, from the coding sequence ATGAGAACCTGGCACTTCGACACGCGATGCCTGCACGGCGGATACGAGCCCGGGAGCGGGGAGTCCATCGCGGTCCCGTTGCACCGATCGGCGGCTTTCCGGTTCAGGGATCCGGATCACGCGGCGAGCCTCTTCTCCCTCAAGGAGCCGGGCCACATCTACGGCCGCCTCTCCAACCCCACCCAGGAGATCCTGGAGGAGCGCCTCGCGGCCCTGGAGGGAGGGACCGCCTCGGTGGCCGTGGCCTCGGGAACCGCCGCGGTCTTTTACGCTCTCGCCAACGCCGCCGCGCCGGGAGGGGAGGTCCTCGCCTCGAAGGCCCTCTACGGAGGCACCGTGGCCCTCTTGCAGGAGACCCTTCCCGCCTTCGGCCTTTCGGCCCGCCTCGTGGACGCCTCCCGGCCCGGCGAGGTCGAGGAGGCCATTTCGGACCGGACCCGGGCCCTCTTCGTGGAGACCGTGGGGAACCCCACCCTGGAGGTCGCCGACCTCCCCGCTCTCTCGCAGGTCGCGCGGAGACACCGGGTGCCCCTCATCGTGGACAACACCTTCGCCACGCCTTTTCTGTGCCGGCCGCTGGAGTGGGGCGCGAACGTGGTGGTCCATTCCCTCACCAAGTGGATCGGCGGCCACGGGACCTTCCTGGGCGGCGCCGTTGTGGACGGAGGCACCTTCGATTGGAAGGACGAGAGATTCCCCGCCTTCCACGCGCCCGACGCCTCCTATGGGGGCCTCCGCTTCGGCCACGATCTCGGCGCCTCGCAAGATCGGGCCTTCGCCCTGCGCACCCGGGCCGTCCTGCTGCGCAACCTCGGCGCGGCCCTCTCCCCCGATTCCTGCTGGATGGCCCTCCAGGGGCTCGAAACGCTTTTTCTGCGGATGGGGCGCCACTGCGCCAACGCCCTCTCGGCCGCCTCGTTCCTGCTCGACCACCCGAAGGTGGAGTGCGTGCGGTACCCCGGGCTTCCCGGCGATCCCTCCCACCCGACGGCCCGAAGAGTCCTCTCGGGCGGATACGGCGGCATGGTGGTCTTCACCCTGAAGACGGGCCTGCCGGGGGCCCGCCGCTTCCTGGAATCCCTCCGACTGTTCTCCCACGCGGCCAACGTGGGGGACGCCAGGAGCCTCGCGATCCTTCCTTCCGCCACCACCCACGCCCAGCTCTCCGAGGAGGAGCGACTCCGCGCGGGGGTTCGGGAGGACCTTGTTCGCCTTTCGGTGGGTCTCGAACACCCCGAGGACCTCGTACGCGACCTGGAACAGGCGCTGGAGTCTGCATGA